Within the Natranaeroarchaeum sulfidigenes genome, the region AGCTAAGAAGCGTTTGTTCCCTCTATAGACATCTCTGAGCATTTTATTCAAAAATTGAAAGAAAAGGATTTAATACCTTCCGAAAGCTGGATTCGAGTACAAATGGAACGTGTGGCTCTCGCGTTTTCGGGCGGGCTCGATACGACGGTCTGTGTCGGGCTGCTCGAAGAGGAGTACGGATACGACGAAGTGATCGGCGTCACGGTCGACGTTGGACAGCCAGCCGAAGAGTTCGAGGAGGCCGAGGAGACTGCAGAGGCGCTCGGCGTCGAAACGCACGTCGTCGACGCCCGAGAAGAGTTCGCACAGCTCTGTCTGGATTCGCTGAAGGCGAACGCGACCTACCAGGGTTATCCGCTCGGGACCGCGCTGGCGCGTCCCGTCATCGCCAACGCGATCCTCGAAACTGCAATCGAGGAAGACTGTGATGCGGTCGCACACGGCTGTACCGGGAAGGGGAACGACCAGCTCCGGTTCGAGGCCATCTGGCGCGACTCCGATCTGGAGGTCATCGCACCCGTGCGCGAACTCGAACTCACCCGCGAGTGGGAGATCGAATACGCAGAGGAGCGCGGCCTGCCCGTCGAGAGCGGTAACGAGGGTGACTGGTCGATCGACACCAACCTCTGGAGCCGCTCTGTCGAGGGTGCAAATCTCGAACAGCCCAACTACGTCCCACCCGAGGAGATCTACGACTGGACGGATGCGCCGGGCAACAAGCAGGAAACCGATCTCGTCGAGATCGAGTTCGAGCAGGGCGAACCCGTTGCCGTCGACGGCGAAGCGTACGGCCCAGTCGAACTGATCGAGCATCTCAACGAGCGCGCAGGCGCGCACGGCGTCGGCCGCACGGACATGATGGAAGACCGTATGCTGGGACTGAAGGTCCGTGAAAACTACGAGCACCCCGCCGCAACTGTGCTGCTCAACGCTCACGAGGCGCTGGAGGGGCTCGTCCTCACGCAGGAGGAACGCGAGTTCAAGGCCCAGGTCGACCAGCAGTGGGCAAAGAAAGCGTATCAGGGCCTGATAGATGCCCCGCTCGTCGGCGC harbors:
- a CDS encoding argininosuccinate synthase translates to MERVALAFSGGLDTTVCVGLLEEEYGYDEVIGVTVDVGQPAEEFEEAEETAEALGVETHVVDAREEFAQLCLDSLKANATYQGYPLGTALARPVIANAILETAIEEDCDAVAHGCTGKGNDQLRFEAIWRDSDLEVIAPVRELELTREWEIEYAEERGLPVESGNEGDWSIDTNLWSRSVEGANLEQPNYVPPEEIYDWTDAPGNKQETDLVEIEFEQGEPVAVDGEAYGPVELIEHLNERAGAHGVGRTDMMEDRMLGLKVRENYEHPAATVLLNAHEALEGLVLTQEEREFKAQVDQQWAKKAYQGLIDAPLVGALEGFIEETQKRVTGVATIKLEGGSARPVGRESEYAAYSEEAASFNTETVEGQGITQKDATGVAKYHGYQGRLANAVTKSVDGDE